DNA from Tumebacillus sp. BK434:
TCGGCGAGCCGCCGGTGGCGAAAAGCTACTTGAACGTCGACCGCATCCTTGAGATCTGCAAAGAGACAGGCGTCGAAGCGATCCACCCGGGCTACGGCCTGCTGTCTGAAAACACCGGTTTTGCCAAGCGCGCCGAGGAAGCGGGCATCACCTTCATCGGCCCGTCTGTGGAAGCGATTGCAGCGATGGGTTCGAAGATCGAATCCCGCAAAGCGATGGAAGCGGCAAACGTTCCGGTCGTGCCGGGCATCACCCGCCCGTTGGCCGACGAAGAAGAAGGCGTTCTGGTCGCCAATGAAATCGGCTACCCGGTCATGCTGAAAGCATCGGGTGGCGGCGGCGGCATCGGCATGCAAGTGGTCAACTCTGACGACGAGCTGCGCAAAGCGTACGCCGGCAACCAGAACCGCGCCAAGCAGTTCTTCGGCGACGACGCGATGTACATCGAGAAATTCGTCGAAGAGCCGCGCCACGTCGAAGTGCAGGTGCTCGCCGACAAAGCGGGCAACACCGTCTACCTCTGGGAGCGCGAGTGCTCGATCCAGCGCCGCCACCAGAAAGTGGTCGAAGAAGCGCCGTCCCCGTTCCTCGACGCCGAACTGCGCCGCCAGATGGGCGAAGCGGCTGTGCGCGCGGCGCAGTCGATCGGCTACAGCAACGCCGGCACGATCGAATTCCTCGTCGACAAGCACCGCAACTTTTACTTCCTTGAGATGAACACCCGCCTGCAGGTGGAACACCCGATCACCGAGGAGATCACCGGCCTCGATCTCGTCGCGGAGCAGCTGCGCATCGCGTTTGGCGAAGAGCTCGGCTACACCCAAGACGACATCAAGCTCGACGGCCATGCGATCGAAGTCCGCGTCTATGCGGAAGATCCGAAGACGTTCTTCCCGAGCCCGGGGCAGATCACCCGCTTCGAAGCGCCGCAGTTTGATTTTGTGCGCAACGAGCTGGCGGTCGGTCCGGACTCGAAAGTCACGCCGTTCTACGATCCGATGATCGCCAAGCTGATCGTCAAAGGCAAGGACCGCGACGAAGCGATCTCCCGCATGCAGCAGGCGTTGGAGCATTACCATGTCGAAGGCATCAAGACGAACATCCCGATGCTGCGCGAAGTATTGGCGCATGACGCCTTCCGCGCCGGGGATACGACCACCGATTTTGTGGCAAAACACATTCAGAAAAAATAAAAGACGGCATCGCAGCCAAGGAGGAACCAGACAATGACAGAAATCACCGCAAGCATGGCAGGCAACGTATGGAAAGTGCTCGTGAAAGCAGGCGACACCGTAGAGGAAGGGCAAGACGTGGTGATCCTCGAATCGATGAAGATGGAAATCCCGATTTCCGCTGACTTCGGCGGCAAAGTTGTGGAAGTGAAATGCGAAGAGGGCGGCTTCGTCAACGAAGGCGACGTGCTCGTCGTAGTCGAAGACTAAGCCTGGCAGACTATAACTTAGGGTGTGATCGTCCATGAGCAAAAACTGGCCGGCTTCCGTCACGATCAAAGAAGTAGGACCTCGTGACGGTCTGCAAAACGAAAAAGGCATCGTCAAGACGGAAGACAAGATCGCCTGGATCAACCATCTGAGCCAAACCGGGCTCAAGCACATCGAGATCACCTCGTTCGTCAATCCGAAATGGATTCCGGCGCTCGCCGACGCGCTCGAAGTGGCACAAGGCATCGCCCGCGCAGACGGAGTGACCTACTCGGCGCTCGTCCCGAACCTGCGCGGTCTGCAAGGTGCCTTGCAGGCCAATCTCGATGAAGTGGCCGTCTTCATGTCGTCGACGGAGATGCACAACAAAAAGAACATCAACAAAAGCATCGACGAGACTTTCCCGGTGCTGCAAGAAGTGGTGGATGAAGCGCTGAAGGCAGGCAAGATCGTCCGCGGTTACCTGTCGACCGTCTTCGGCTGCCCGTACGAGGGGGCGACCGATGTCAAGCAGGTGCTGTACGTCTCCGAGAAGCTGCTCGAGATGGGCATTCACGAGCTGTCCCTCGGCGACACGATCGGCGTCGCCAATCCGCGCCAGGTGCAAGAGGTGCTGGAAGTGCTCTTGAAGACGATTCCGGCCGACAAGATGGCGATGCATTTCCACGACACGCGCGGCACGGCGATGGCCAACGTCCTCGCGTCGCTGGAGATGGGCATCACCACCTTCGACGGCGCGCTTGGCGGCCTTGGCGGCTGCCCGTACGCACCGGGCGCATCGGGCAATCTGGCGACAGACGACCTGTTGTATATGCTGCACGGAATGGGCATCGCCACCGGCGTGGACAACGCCCGGATGATGGAAGCGGCGAAATTTATCCAAGACAAGATCGGACGTCCGCTGCCCAGCCACGCTCTGCAGGCGGCCACCGCCGTTTGCGAATCGTAAGGAGACGGGGGAGGAGAACTCATGCCATTTGATCCGAACATCCGCAATTTCCGCGAAACGCCGCTGGCAGACGACCGCAAAGGGCTCGTCAAAACGGAGATCAGCGCAGGCATTGCCACCGTGACGCTCAACCGTCCGGAAGCGGCGAATGCGTTTTCCGTCGAGATGCTGGAGCAATTTATCGACGCGCTCTATGCGCTGAAGTTCGATCCGGAAGCGCGCGTGGTCATCGTCACCGCCGTCGGCGAAAAAGCGTTTTGTGCCGGCGCCGACCTGATCCAGCGCGGCCAGATGGACCTGACGCAGGCCCGCCAGCACATCAATCTGATCCGCACGGCGGTCAATGAGCTGGAAGCGCTGCCCCAGCCGACGATCGCCGCCATTAACGGCGTCGCGTTTGGCGGCGGAACGGAACTTGCCTTGGCGGCCGACATCCGCATCGCGGCGGACAACGCGAAGTTTGGCTTGACCGAGACAGCCTTGGCGATCATCCCGGGCGCTGGCGGCACGCAGCGCCTGCCGCGGCTGATCGGTGTGGCGAAAGCGAAAGAGCTGATCCTGACCGCCCGCCGCATCGAGGCGGCGGAAGCGGAGCGGATCGGTCTGGTGAATTACGTGGTGGCACAGGAGGAGCTTTTGCACAAAGCGAACGAACTGGCCCGCGAGATCACCAAAAACGGCCCGCTCGCCGTGCGTCAGGCCAAGCTTGCGATCAACAAAGGCGTCGAAGTCGACCTCGCGACCGGACTTGCGATCGAACAAAACGCGTACGAAGTGATCATGCCGACCCAGGACCGTCTGGAAGGCTTGAAAGCGTTTAAAGAAAAACGTCCGCCGGTCTACAAAGGCGAGTAACAGCCGCACGTAACTGCCGCAAGGAGGAGAGACAAGGATGTCTTTTGATAAAACATTGCAAGAGCGCCTGGAGAAAATCCAGCAAGGCGGCGCTCCGAAGTACCACGAGAAGAATGCCGAGCAGGGCAAGATGTTCGTTCGCGACCGTCTGCGCCTGCTGTTCGATGACGAATTCCTGATCGAAGACGGCGCTTTCGCCAACTTCATGGCCGGCGACCTGCCGGCTGACGGCGTCGTCACCTGCCTCGGCCGCATCCACGGCCGCACCGTTGCCGTGATGGCGAACGATTCCACCGTCAAAGCGGGCTCCTGGGGTTCGCGCACGGTGGAGAAGATCATCCGCATCCAAGAGACGGCGGAGAAGATGAACATCCCGATGATCTACCTGGTCGACTCCGCAGGCGCGCGCATCACCGACCAGATCGAGATGTTCCCGGGCCGCCGCGGCGCGGGCAAGATCTTCTACAACCAGGTGAAATTCTCCGGCCGCATGCCGCAGATCTGCGTGCTGTTTGGCCCGTCCGCAGCTGGCGGCGCATACATACCGGCATTCTGTGACATCGTGATCATGGTCGACAAAAACGCCTCGATGTACCTTGGCTCCCCGCGGATGGCGGAGATGGTCATCGGCGAGAAAGTCACCTTGGAAGAGATGGGCGGCGCCCGCATGCACTGCCAGATCTCCGGCGTTGGCGACGTGCTGGCGAAAAACGAGGAAGATGCGATCAAGCAAGCTCGCCAATACCTGGGCTACTTCCCGCAAAGCTATGCCGAACATCCGCCGGTTGCAGACAGCAAAGACATTGCCGAGTTCGAAAAAACGCTCGGTGAGATCATCCCGCAGAACCAAAACGCGCCGTTCAACATGCTCGACCTGATCAACCGCCTGATCGACGAAGGCTCTTGGTTTGAAATCAAGAAGCTGTTCGCGCAGGAGCTGCTGACCGGTCTCGCCCGCATCAACGGCAAAGTGGTCGGCATCATCGCCAACCAGCCGAAGGTCAAAGGCGGCGTTCTGTTCGTCGACTCCTCCGACAAAGCGGCGAAGTTCATCACCTTGTGCGATGCCTTCAACATTCCGCTCTTGTTCCTGGCTGACGTGCCTGGCTTCATGATCGGCACCAAAGTGGAGCGCGCCGGCATCATCCGCCACGGCGCGAAGCTGATCTCGGCGATGTCCGAAGCATCCGTGCCGAAGATCTCCGTCGTCGTCCGCAAAGCATACGGCGCCGGCCTCTACGCGATGGCAGGTCCTGCCTTCGAGCCGGACGCTTGCCTCGCCCTCCCGACAGCTTCCATCGCCGTCATGGGTCCGGAAGCGGCCGTCAATGCCGTCTATGCCAACAAGATTGCCGAGCTGCCGGAAGAAGAACGCGCTGCCTTCATCGAAGCCAAGCGCGAAGAGTACCGTCAAGACATCGACATCTACAAGCTGGCCAGCGAAATGATCATCGACGCGATCATCGACCCGAACGATCTGCGTAACGAACTGATCAAACGCTTCGAGCTTTACAGCTCCAAATACGCGCCGTTCACCGACCGCAAACATCCGGTGTATCCGGTATAAACGGACAAAGCAAATCCCCTTCTCTGCAGAGAAGGGGATTTTTTCAGGCTTACTTCTTGCCTTCGATATAGGTTTCTTTCAGATCGTACTCGATCGCAAACGGGCGCTTCACGAAGTTCTTCACGTACGGTTGGGTGACGTACGCGCGGGCGCGGAAGTTGTTCGGGCCGATCGGCATCTCTTGGATCAGGAGTTTTTCGGCATCCTGAAGGATGGAGATGCGCTTCTTCGGGTCCGGCTCGCTCTGCGCGTCGGCGATCAGCTTGTCATACTGGGCGTTGCTCCAGCTGCCGTAGTTGATGCCGCCGCCGGTGGTGAAGAGATCGAGGAAGGTCATCGGATCGTTGTAGTCGGCGATCCAGACGCCGAGCGAGATGTCATAGTCATGACCTTTTTGCTTCTGCAGGCGCAGTTTGAACGGAAGCGGCTCGATGTCCACTTCGATGCCGAGGTTGGCGCGCCACTGCTCTTGGATGTATTCGCCCGACTTGCGGCCAATATCGCCTTCATCGACCATCAGCTTGATTTTCGGGAAGCTGTCGAGGCCTGCTTCTTTCAAGCCCGCTTGCAGCGTTTCTTTCGCTTTCGGCGCGTTCTCTTTCAGCTTGAGCTGGTCGCCGAGGTTTTTCGCGAAATCGCCGCCCTGGCCGTCAGACGTGCCGTACGGGGTGAAGCCCGTCGGCGGCTTGGAGCCGTTGTGGTAGATGACGTCCGCGTAGGACTCCCAATCCACACCCCAGGTCAGCGCCTGGCGGACTTTTGTCGATTGAAGCGCTTTCACTTTCTGGTTGTAAGACAGGTAACCGGAAGCCAGCTCGGGCTGCTCCACATATTCCGGCTTGCCTTTATAGTTGTCCACATGGTCGCGCATCAGCTGGGCGCGGTCGACTTGCCCCGCTTCGTACAGGTTGACCTGTGCGTTGCTGTCTTTGACGATCTGGTAGTTGACTTGGGTCAGTTTGACTTTGT
Protein-coding regions in this window:
- the accC gene encoding acetyl-CoA carboxylase biotin carboxylase subunit produces the protein MFRKILIANRGEIACRVIRTCKLQGIQTVAIYSEADAEAPHVKMADEAFLVGEPPVAKSYLNVDRILEICKETGVEAIHPGYGLLSENTGFAKRAEEAGITFIGPSVEAIAAMGSKIESRKAMEAANVPVVPGITRPLADEEEGVLVANEIGYPVMLKASGGGGGIGMQVVNSDDELRKAYAGNQNRAKQFFGDDAMYIEKFVEEPRHVEVQVLADKAGNTVYLWERECSIQRRHQKVVEEAPSPFLDAELRRQMGEAAVRAAQSIGYSNAGTIEFLVDKHRNFYFLEMNTRLQVEHPITEEITGLDLVAEQLRIAFGEELGYTQDDIKLDGHAIEVRVYAEDPKTFFPSPGQITRFEAPQFDFVRNELAVGPDSKVTPFYDPMIAKLIVKGKDRDEAISRMQQALEHYHVEGIKTNIPMLREVLAHDAFRAGDTTTDFVAKHIQKK
- a CDS encoding acetyl-CoA carboxylase biotin carboxyl carrier protein subunit — translated: MTEITASMAGNVWKVLVKAGDTVEEGQDVVILESMKMEIPISADFGGKVVEVKCEEGGFVNEGDVLVVVED
- a CDS encoding hydroxymethylglutaryl-CoA lyase; amino-acid sequence: MSKNWPASVTIKEVGPRDGLQNEKGIVKTEDKIAWINHLSQTGLKHIEITSFVNPKWIPALADALEVAQGIARADGVTYSALVPNLRGLQGALQANLDEVAVFMSSTEMHNKKNINKSIDETFPVLQEVVDEALKAGKIVRGYLSTVFGCPYEGATDVKQVLYVSEKLLEMGIHELSLGDTIGVANPRQVQEVLEVLLKTIPADKMAMHFHDTRGTAMANVLASLEMGITTFDGALGGLGGCPYAPGASGNLATDDLLYMLHGMGIATGVDNARMMEAAKFIQDKIGRPLPSHALQAATAVCES
- a CDS encoding enoyl-CoA hydratase → MPFDPNIRNFRETPLADDRKGLVKTEISAGIATVTLNRPEAANAFSVEMLEQFIDALYALKFDPEARVVIVTAVGEKAFCAGADLIQRGQMDLTQARQHINLIRTAVNELEALPQPTIAAINGVAFGGGTELALAADIRIAADNAKFGLTETALAIIPGAGGTQRLPRLIGVAKAKELILTARRIEAAEAERIGLVNYVVAQEELLHKANELAREITKNGPLAVRQAKLAINKGVEVDLATGLAIEQNAYEVIMPTQDRLEGLKAFKEKRPPVYKGE
- a CDS encoding acyl-CoA carboxylase subunit beta, which encodes MSFDKTLQERLEKIQQGGAPKYHEKNAEQGKMFVRDRLRLLFDDEFLIEDGAFANFMAGDLPADGVVTCLGRIHGRTVAVMANDSTVKAGSWGSRTVEKIIRIQETAEKMNIPMIYLVDSAGARITDQIEMFPGRRGAGKIFYNQVKFSGRMPQICVLFGPSAAGGAYIPAFCDIVIMVDKNASMYLGSPRMAEMVIGEKVTLEEMGGARMHCQISGVGDVLAKNEEDAIKQARQYLGYFPQSYAEHPPVADSKDIAEFEKTLGEIIPQNQNAPFNMLDLINRLIDEGSWFEIKKLFAQELLTGLARINGKVVGIIANQPKVKGGVLFVDSSDKAAKFITLCDAFNIPLLFLADVPGFMIGTKVERAGIIRHGAKLISAMSEASVPKISVVVRKAYGAGLYAMAGPAFEPDACLALPTASIAVMGPEAAVNAVYANKIAELPEEERAAFIEAKREEYRQDIDIYKLASEMIIDAIIDPNDLRNELIKRFELYSSKYAPFTDRKHPVYPV
- a CDS encoding peptide ABC transporter substrate-binding protein, which gives rise to MKVNKWLTVGLSVSMLTGVLAGCSSSETTDGADKEKQTEEQVLNLVLGDELPTMDVSKATDNLVFTLFSNVNEGLVRLDANGKADKGLAENWEISPDGLTYTFKLRDGIKWSNGDPVTAHDFEYSWKRTLNPDTGAQYAFMVAWVKGGQAYNDGKGKAEDVGVKATDDKTLVVTLENPLPFFIEQMAFPTFFAQNQKFVEASGDKYGSEADKVLYNGPFVMKDWTHEQSVTLVKNENYWDKNKVKLTQVNYQIVKDSNAQVNLYEAGQVDRAQLMRDHVDNYKGKPEYVEQPELASGYLSYNQKVKALQSTKVRQALTWGVDWESYADVIYHNGSKPPTGFTPYGTSDGQGGDFAKNLGDQLKLKENAPKAKETLQAGLKEAGLDSFPKIKLMVDEGDIGRKSGEYIQEQWRANLGIEVDIEPLPFKLRLQKQKGHDYDISLGVWIADYNDPMTFLDLFTTGGGINYGSWSNAQYDKLIADAQSEPDPKKRISILQDAEKLLIQEMPIGPNNFRARAYVTQPYVKNFVKRPFAIEYDLKETYIEGKK